Below is a genomic region from Desulfobacter sp..
TTTTTTTAACAAAAAGGCCGTGATCATAAAACCTATGATCACGGCCTTTGGTATTGGATAAACGACCTGAATCATTCCCGGGAACTCATTTGAGTTAAGATCCTCGGTCCGCTAGGTTATTTAAAAAAATCTAAAAATCCGTGGAGATTGGTCAACGGATGGGGGGGACACCCCGGTATGAACAGATCCACCGGTAAAATGGTATCCAGTCCTTGTGTGATCTCATCACTTCCCACAAAGGGCCCGCCGGAGATGGTGCAGGAGCCGACAGCCACAACGACCTTGGGATCGGGCATGGCCTCATAGGTCTGAAGCAAGGCGGTCTTCATGTTTCTTGACACAGGACCGGTCACCACAATACCATCGGCATGGCGGGGAGAGGCCACAAAATTAATGCCGAAACGGGCCAGATCAAAAAACGGGGTGGCCAAAACGTTCAGGTCGGCCTCACATGCGTTGCACCCGGCAGCAGAGACCTGGCGAAGCTGAAGAGATCTGCCGAACAATTTTTTAAAATGCTGTTTGGAATGGGCTGCTAAAGCCGGAAGATCCCCGCCCGTAATCAGGTCCGCTCTCTGGGCAGTGGAAATCTCAAAATCCCCGGTAAACTCGACAAATTCTTTTTTGGAAACCCTTTCACAGGTGCCGCAAAATACGCACTTGCCCATGTCTATGGTTTTTTGGTCCACATTAATCGCATCCTGGGGACAGGCATCCGCACAGGCCTGAATCACTTCAGCAGCGGCATCTTTCCGGACGACTGGCCTTCCCCTGTATCTTGGGAATACAGCGGGTTTTTCCTTGGGATAGCTGCAGGTTCGATACCCCTGTTCATACCTGTTTTTAAGTGTATTGAGCATAAAAACTCTCTTTTATTATGGTCTTAATTTATTTTTAATTTCCAGCTTAAAGGTCAAACCCGCAATATGACAGGTTAAAACTTTTATTGTTCAAGGGAAAATCCGATATACCCGTATCCCTTAAAGACATGGCAAGCCCGTTCCAATTATGGAAAGAGGGATCTTTGACCTTATACCTTAAAATTTTGCCGGTTTCATCGGTGAGAACGGCATGGGAAATCTCGCCCCGCCATCCTTCATTGATGGTCACGGCAAACGAAGACGGATCCAGATCAAACCCTGTCCCTTCAACACATTGGGTTTCAACAGGCTCAAAAATCAGGGCCTCAATAATACTCATGGACTGAAGGATCTCATCATACCTGACCCGGGCACGGTCATAGACATCCCCGTTGGGTTTTTTATTTTCCGGAATATTAATTCTGCCATAGTGTTCTGTGGGAAAACAGCGCCTGGCATCATAGGGGATGCCGCAGGCCCTGCCGGCCGGACCCACAAGTCCGAGTTTTTCTGCATCATGGGTGGAAACTGTCCCGCATTCTTCAAACCGGGCCCTGACCGTTGATGCCC
It encodes:
- the nuoB gene encoding NADH-quinone oxidoreductase subunit NuoB; this encodes MLNTLKNRYEQGYRTCSYPKEKPAVFPRYRGRPVVRKDAAAEVIQACADACPQDAINVDQKTIDMGKCVFCGTCERVSKKEFVEFTGDFEISTAQRADLITGGDLPALAAHSKQHFKKLFGRSLQLRQVSAAGCNACEADLNVLATPFFDLARFGINFVASPRHADGIVVTGPVSRNMKTALLQTYEAMPDPKVVVAVGSCTISGGPFVGSDEITQGLDTILPVDLFIPGCPPHPLTNLHGFLDFFK